One window of Thermacetogenium phaeum DSM 12270 genomic DNA carries:
- the ligA gene encoding NAD-dependent DNA ligase LigA, translating to MSLPEEARKRAEELRREIRKHDYHYYVLDNPLITDQEYDSLMRELVELERRYPELVTPDSPTQRVGGAPLKQFRSVRHSTPLLSLGNAFDAGELRDFDRRVRQLVGEAVDYVVEPKIDGLTVVLTYENGNFVLGATRGDGLTGEDITENLRTVRLLPLRLLGAPRRLVVRGEAFMPKKAFARLNEERDNRGEPPFANPRNAAAGSLRQLDPKVTAGRTLGFYAYQIIECEGREFTTQWEALSFLKEVGFSVQEQNKRCRDIEEVIAYCNSWIEKRHVLNYEIDGMVVKVNSLRLQKVLGNTAKSPRWAIAFKFPAEQAVTQVKDIIVRVGRTGVLTPTAVLRPVVVAGVVVSRATLHNEDMIREKDVRIGDHVVIQRAGDVIPEVVRVLPERRTGVERVFRMPDRCPVCGGRVLRPEGEVAARCTGIACPAQLKELVLHFVSREGMDVEGIGPALVAQLVDKGLIRDPADLYFLRKEDLVNLERMGDKSADNLLRALEKSKKRGLAPLLFALGIRYVGTRAAEILAERFGSLDALAAAGEEELTAIPEIGPKIAASVATFFKQEQTGRVIAKLKEAGVLMERQELPETNDLPLTGKTFVITGTLPSLTRKEAEDLIKKYGGRISSSVSKRTDYLVAGKEPGQKYDKARELGIPIIDEAALLRMLPAD from the coding sequence ATGAGCCTACCGGAGGAGGCCCGGAAGCGGGCTGAAGAACTGCGACGGGAGATCAGGAAGCACGATTATCATTATTACGTTCTGGACAACCCTTTGATCACCGACCAGGAATACGATTCCCTGATGCGGGAGCTTGTTGAGCTGGAAAGGCGGTATCCGGAGCTGGTTACTCCGGATTCCCCTACTCAAAGGGTGGGTGGAGCACCCCTTAAGCAGTTTCGCTCGGTCAGGCACAGCACCCCCCTGCTCAGCCTGGGGAATGCCTTCGATGCCGGAGAGCTGCGGGACTTCGATCGCCGGGTGCGTCAGCTGGTGGGGGAGGCTGTGGACTATGTTGTCGAACCTAAGATCGACGGCCTCACCGTAGTACTCACTTACGAGAACGGCAATTTTGTCCTGGGGGCTACCCGCGGGGACGGGCTGACGGGGGAGGACATCACGGAAAACTTGCGAACCGTGAGGTTGTTGCCTTTAAGGCTCTTGGGAGCGCCGCGCCGCCTGGTCGTGCGCGGGGAGGCCTTCATGCCGAAAAAGGCTTTTGCCCGGCTCAATGAGGAGCGGGATAACAGGGGGGAACCGCCCTTTGCCAATCCCCGCAATGCTGCTGCCGGTTCGCTGCGCCAGCTCGATCCGAAGGTGACGGCGGGGCGCACCCTGGGTTTTTATGCCTATCAAATCATCGAGTGTGAGGGGCGGGAGTTCACCACCCAGTGGGAGGCTCTGAGCTTCCTGAAAGAAGTGGGTTTTTCGGTGCAGGAGCAAAACAAGCGCTGCCGGGACATCGAAGAGGTTATCGCTTACTGCAACAGCTGGATCGAGAAGAGGCATGTCCTCAATTACGAGATCGACGGAATGGTGGTCAAGGTCAATTCTCTACGCCTCCAGAAGGTCTTGGGAAACACCGCCAAGAGCCCGCGCTGGGCAATCGCCTTCAAGTTTCCCGCCGAACAGGCTGTAACGCAGGTCAAGGACATTATCGTGCGGGTAGGAAGGACGGGGGTGCTGACCCCTACTGCGGTTCTCCGGCCGGTAGTGGTGGCGGGGGTGGTCGTTTCCCGGGCAACCCTCCATAATGAGGACATGATACGGGAGAAGGACGTCCGCATCGGTGATCATGTGGTCATCCAGCGGGCCGGCGATGTGATCCCCGAGGTGGTGCGGGTGCTTCCGGAGAGGAGAACCGGAGTAGAGAGGGTTTTTCGGATGCCGGACCGCTGTCCCGTCTGTGGTGGCAGAGTTTTGCGCCCGGAAGGGGAGGTTGCCGCTCGCTGTACGGGGATCGCCTGCCCTGCCCAATTGAAGGAGCTCGTTCTCCACTTCGTTTCCCGGGAAGGGATGGATGTGGAGGGGATCGGCCCCGCTCTGGTGGCGCAGCTGGTGGACAAAGGACTGATCAGAGACCCTGCCGACCTCTACTTCCTCCGGAAGGAAGACCTGGTGAATCTGGAGCGCATGGGGGACAAGTCGGCGGATAACCTTTTGCGGGCCCTGGAGAAGAGCAAAAAGAGGGGTCTGGCCCCGCTCCTCTTTGCTCTGGGGATCCGCTATGTAGGCACGCGGGCGGCGGAAATACTGGCGGAGAGGTTCGGCTCTCTGGACGCTCTGGCCGCCGCCGGTGAAGAGGAGCTGACCGCCATTCCCGAGATCGGGCCGAAGATCGCTGCGAGCGTTGCCACATTTTTTAAACAGGAACAGACCGGACGGGTTATCGCCAAACTGAAGGAAGCCGGTGTCCTGATGGAACGGCAGGAGCTCCCCGAAACCAACGATCTCCCTCTTACCGGGAAGACTTTCGTGATTACCGGTACCCTTCCCAGCCTCACCCGGAAGGAGGCAGAGGATCTGATCAAGAAATACGGTGGGAGGATTTCCTCCAGCGTCAGCAAGAGGACCGACTACCTCGTCGCGGGTAAGGAGCCCGGTCAGAAGTACGACAAAGCACGAGAGCTTGGCATTCCCATCATCGATGAAGCCGCCCTCCTCCGGATGCTGCCTGCCGATTAA
- a CDS encoding CBS domain-containing protein: protein MTRSPLTIGPGESVERAAALMNQHRIGGLPVVEDGRLIGIITSRDVRTSHFNRLVADAMSKQVVVVSGECSLWEAKELLEQHGIERLPVVKDGRLVGIVTKSQLYAELGKRIDALTGLNRAEFLQWKASEFLQGGQEIAIIFLDLDDFGAIDKELGHVMGDRILQHAAQVLRSVMEDGIDYLCRYAGDEFAVVTLRPFEEAKKLALRMVTALIEENWPHGLKVTGSAGIAGGRRSCSRPEGDEACTVSDLINMASLASARAKKEKKAVIVAGRVELKEAG, encoded by the coding sequence ATGACGCGGAGCCCGCTGACCATTGGACCCGGCGAAAGCGTTGAGCGCGCGGCCGCACTAATGAATCAGCATAGGATAGGCGGTCTGCCGGTGGTGGAGGATGGGCGGCTTATCGGGATTATAACTTCTCGAGATGTGAGAACTTCTCATTTCAACAGGCTAGTTGCCGATGCCATGAGCAAACAGGTGGTGGTCGTATCCGGCGAATGTTCGTTGTGGGAGGCAAAGGAGCTTCTGGAGCAGCACGGGATCGAGCGTCTGCCGGTGGTGAAGGACGGACGCCTGGTTGGGATAGTTACGAAATCTCAGCTTTATGCTGAGCTCGGAAAGAGGATAGATGCGCTGACGGGTCTTAACCGTGCAGAGTTTTTGCAGTGGAAGGCATCGGAGTTCTTGCAGGGCGGACAGGAGATTGCTATTATTTTTCTGGATCTGGACGATTTTGGAGCAATTGACAAAGAGCTAGGCCACGTGATGGGAGATAGGATTCTGCAGCATGCAGCACAAGTTCTGAGAAGCGTGATGGAGGACGGAATTGATTACCTATGTCGTTACGCAGGAGACGAATTTGCCGTCGTCACCTTGAGGCCTTTCGAAGAGGCCAAGAAGCTTGCCCTGCGGATGGTAACTGCGCTTATCGAGGAGAACTGGCCGCATGGACTGAAGGTGACGGGTTCTGCGGGCATAGCCGGGGGGCGGCGGAGCTGCTCACGACCCGAGGGGGATGAGGCATGCACGGTCAGTGACCTCATAAACATGGCCAGCTTGGCGTCGGCCAGGGCCAAAAAGGAAAAGAAAGCCGTAATCGTAGCCGGGCGAGTGGAGTTGAAAGAGGCAGGGTAA
- a CDS encoding HD domain-containing phosphohydrolase produces the protein MVNKKKLMFYEELKQIGLQEVEENMSRALELATMVAYPDGRPLTGPFNLCSFCSLLDGNPEARTRCVASRTASARAAATAGKEILHTCHAGLAYLAVPLRVAGEIVAVVLGGNVALRPLAEEAVVRLARETGLDLEKLQAASGAIPIWPEERLRAAMELVRVVTDTVARLLYARQDLQRKVDELTALFEFTRTISGSLQVTEVAQQALKAVLGLTEATSGSVLMLSEAMPGVTESEMAATLESDEEFRVVPTGEIVAAVEREACAAHFDSRPEGNTPEERRPAVAIPLTVGGKVTGVLTIAGRPKGARFTKDDTVFLTTLGTSLGLALENARLFRQLQARATMLERLIKVGRVISSNLDVDLVLESALENVRDMLSTQWCALRLLDEETGELVLKASLGMSAELQAKAGRVRPDGTLLNKVLQTGKPIVVEDLTASGSRLRLPYYAVEMRAVAVVPVEACGKILGTLKVYSPEPRRWSEEEIGYLATIASQTGLALENARLYSSLREYYLSAVQALAAALEAKDVYTRGHSVRVAKWARACARVLGLGVEEQEQVYVAGLLHDLGKIGVREDILLKPGLLTAEERKEMQSHPEVGVRILEPARFPAAVIEAVRYHHEDYGGGGYPAGLVGEEIPLLARIIRVADAYDAMTSARPYREAFTVRRAQEELGRCAGQQFDPRVVDAFLRIPQDEMEDIGGGGGGYSDSSLGGNTFLAKAAALSGEGNPKRRGVEDGKLRRVW, from the coding sequence ATGGTTAATAAGAAGAAGTTGATGTTCTATGAAGAGCTCAAGCAGATAGGATTACAGGAAGTCGAAGAGAACATGAGCCGGGCCCTGGAACTCGCGACTATGGTTGCGTACCCGGACGGACGACCGCTGACCGGGCCGTTTAACCTGTGTTCTTTCTGCAGCCTGCTTGACGGCAACCCAGAGGCTCGGACCAGGTGTGTAGCTTCGCGTACGGCTTCTGCGAGGGCTGCTGCGACTGCAGGAAAGGAGATTCTTCACACCTGCCACGCCGGGCTGGCATATCTGGCGGTTCCCCTGCGGGTGGCTGGAGAGATTGTAGCCGTGGTGCTGGGCGGCAACGTGGCCCTGCGGCCGCTGGCAGAGGAAGCGGTGGTGCGGCTAGCCAGGGAAACGGGCCTTGACCTGGAAAAACTTCAGGCGGCATCCGGAGCGATACCCATCTGGCCGGAAGAGCGGCTCCGGGCTGCCATGGAGCTGGTACGGGTAGTGACGGACACCGTAGCCCGGCTGCTATATGCCAGACAGGACCTTCAGAGAAAGGTGGACGAGCTTACCGCTCTCTTTGAGTTCACCCGGACGATCTCCGGCAGTCTCCAGGTGACCGAAGTAGCGCAGCAGGCCCTGAAAGCGGTGCTTGGGTTGACAGAGGCTACCAGTGGTTCGGTGTTAATGCTTAGTGAGGCGATGCCGGGGGTTACGGAAAGCGAAATGGCGGCTACCCTGGAGTCTGACGAGGAGTTTCGGGTCGTACCTACAGGCGAAATAGTCGCCGCCGTTGAGCGAGAGGCCTGCGCCGCGCACTTTGACAGCCGTCCCGAAGGCAACACGCCTGAAGAAAGGCGGCCGGCGGTGGCCATACCTCTTACGGTTGGAGGTAAAGTGACGGGTGTACTGACCATAGCAGGTAGGCCGAAAGGTGCGCGCTTTACGAAAGATGACACCGTTTTTTTAACTACCCTGGGTACCAGTCTTGGGCTGGCGTTGGAAAATGCCCGTCTATTTCGTCAATTGCAGGCAAGGGCAACCATGCTGGAACGGCTTATTAAAGTAGGACGGGTGATATCGAGCAACCTCGATGTAGACCTGGTACTTGAATCGGCTCTGGAGAATGTAAGGGACATGCTAAGCACGCAATGGTGTGCGTTGCGGTTGCTTGACGAGGAGACGGGTGAACTGGTGCTGAAGGCCAGCCTAGGGATGAGCGCGGAGTTGCAAGCTAAGGCTGGCCGTGTCCGACCGGACGGTACTCTGCTGAACAAGGTTCTCCAGACGGGAAAACCCATCGTCGTTGAAGATTTAACCGCTAGCGGATCCAGGTTGCGCCTACCCTATTATGCGGTAGAGATGCGTGCTGTTGCCGTGGTGCCGGTGGAGGCATGCGGAAAGATTCTGGGCACATTGAAGGTTTATTCCCCTGAACCGCGGCGCTGGAGCGAAGAAGAGATCGGCTACTTGGCGACCATCGCCAGTCAGACCGGGTTGGCGCTGGAGAACGCACGTCTTTACTCGTCGCTGCGGGAATATTATTTGAGCGCTGTGCAGGCGCTGGCGGCAGCCTTGGAAGCCAAGGACGTTTACACGAGGGGTCATTCCGTGCGGGTAGCGAAATGGGCACGGGCATGTGCCCGCGTGCTGGGGCTTGGTGTTGAAGAACAGGAACAGGTTTACGTGGCCGGGCTTTTACACGATCTGGGCAAGATCGGTGTGAGGGAGGACATTTTGCTCAAGCCAGGGCTTCTCACTGCGGAAGAAAGAAAGGAGATGCAGAGTCACCCCGAAGTGGGGGTCAGGATTCTGGAGCCAGCCAGGTTTCCGGCTGCGGTCATTGAGGCTGTGCGGTACCACCACGAAGACTACGGGGGCGGTGGTTATCCTGCGGGCCTGGTGGGAGAAGAGATCCCGCTTTTGGCGCGTATTATCCGCGTGGCGGATGCTTACGATGCGATGACGTCGGCCAGGCCATACCGCGAGGCGTTTACTGTGCGGCGGGCGCAGGAGGAACTGGGACGGTGTGCGGGTCAGCAGTTTGATCCCCGGGTGGTGGATGCTTTTCTACGGATTCCGCAGGACGAAATGGAAGATATTGGGGGGGGGGGGGGGGGGTACTCTGATAGCTCTCTTGGGGGAAATACTTTTCTCGCTAAAGCAGCAGCGTTAAGCGGCGAGGGGAACCCAAAAAGGCGGGGAGTAGAAGACGGGAAGCTCCGGCGGGTGTGGTGA
- a CDS encoding nucleotidyltransferase domain-containing protein produces MALPASAPGLLVKSVNIHLSLNYLFSGNVLNAIHVQRLRERTIPVKTVILFGSQARGTAGEEFYIDLLVVVEKLNRNICETIINEAYNVSLEEDVDFIALPCDIQKFTSPLFQADAF; encoded by the coding sequence ATTGCGCTTCCAGCTTCAGCTCCCGGTCTCCTGGTAAAGAGTGTAAATATTCACCTCTCCCTGAATTATCTTTTTTCAGGGAACGTTTTAAACGCTATTCACGTTCAACGGCTTAGGGAGAGAACCATTCCCGTCAAAACTGTCATTCTTTTTGGCTCTCAGGCCAGGGGTACCGCAGGAGAAGAATTCTATATTGATCTTTTGGTCGTCGTAGAAAAGCTGAACAGAAACATTTGCGAAACTATTATCAACGAAGCTTATAACGTGAGTTTGGAAGAAGACGTAGATTTTATCGCCCTTCCCTGTGACATTCAAAAATTTACTTCTCCTTTATTTCAGGCAGATGCTTTTTGA
- the gatC gene encoding Asp-tRNA(Asn)/Glu-tRNA(Gln) amidotransferase subunit GatC: protein MKLSRKEVEHVAMLARLSLRDDEIEDVGAQLSSILEFVEKINRIDTEGVEPTYHVLPIKNVWRQDEERPPLVQEETFRNAPQREGSYFRVPRIL from the coding sequence ATGAAACTGAGCAGGAAAGAAGTGGAACACGTGGCCATGCTGGCGCGCTTGTCATTGAGGGATGATGAAATCGAGGATGTCGGCGCCCAACTCAGTTCCATCCTGGAGTTTGTCGAAAAGATAAACAGAATCGATACGGAAGGTGTGGAGCCGACCTACCACGTGTTGCCCATTAAAAATGTCTGGCGCCAGGATGAAGAGCGCCCTCCTTTGGTTCAGGAGGAAACCTTCAGAAATGCACCTCAGCGGGAGGGGAGTTACTTCAGGGTTCCCCGGATTCTTTAA
- the gatA gene encoding Asp-tRNA(Asn)/Glu-tRNA(Gln) amidotransferase subunit GatA, with product MELFELTAHELADLIRRGEVSAEEIADSVLRRIDQVEEDVRAYLTVTRDRALAAARAVDARRQKEEDSGPLAGIPVGLKDNLCTQGVRTTCASRMLENFVPPYNATVVEKLYQAGAVVTGKLNMDEFAMGSTTEYSAFFPTRNPWDLSRVPGGSSGGAAAAVAAGEAIYALGSDTGGSIRQPASFCGVVGMKPTYGLVSRYGLVAFASSLDQVGSLTKDVRDCALVLNAIAGHDPLDSTSVPMEVPDYTSFLTGEMKGKRIGVIKEMFDEGLDPEMAEVVKKGVKKLEELGGIVEECSFPHAEYAIAIYYIIAPAEASSNLARFDGIRYGYRANQEEGKELDLQELYLRTRSEGFGPEVKRRILVGTYALSSGYYDAYYLKALKVRTLIREDYRRLFQNFDLLVSPTAPCLPFPLGEKLDDPIVLYLADVYTVPVNLAGLPAISLPCGFVRGLPVGMQLIAPAFKEGDLLQVAYAFEQNTPYHKERPPLQGKSPAEAVEGG from the coding sequence ATGGAGTTGTTTGAACTGACGGCCCACGAGTTAGCGGATCTGATCCGGAGGGGAGAAGTATCTGCCGAAGAGATCGCCGATTCCGTTTTGAGAAGGATTGATCAGGTAGAAGAAGATGTCCGGGCTTATCTTACCGTTACAAGGGATCGAGCTTTGGCTGCGGCCAGGGCGGTAGATGCCCGGAGGCAGAAGGAGGAAGACAGCGGGCCCTTGGCGGGCATCCCTGTGGGGTTGAAGGACAACCTCTGCACGCAGGGGGTGCGCACCACCTGCGCCTCCCGTATGCTGGAGAACTTTGTGCCCCCTTATAATGCCACCGTTGTTGAAAAACTGTATCAGGCAGGAGCTGTGGTGACCGGCAAGCTGAATATGGATGAGTTCGCCATGGGGTCGACAACAGAGTATTCCGCCTTCTTCCCGACGCGCAATCCCTGGGACTTGAGCCGCGTCCCCGGAGGATCCAGTGGGGGGGCGGCGGCGGCAGTAGCGGCAGGTGAGGCGATTTACGCTCTTGGTTCCGACACCGGGGGCTCCATCAGGCAGCCGGCGTCCTTTTGCGGGGTTGTGGGGATGAAGCCCACCTACGGCCTGGTTTCCCGTTACGGTTTGGTGGCCTTCGCCTCATCTCTGGATCAGGTGGGATCGCTGACCAAGGATGTCCGTGATTGCGCCTTGGTGCTCAACGCCATTGCCGGACATGATCCTCTTGATTCTACATCTGTGCCTATGGAAGTGCCGGATTATACCTCCTTTTTGACCGGAGAAATGAAAGGTAAGAGGATTGGGGTCATTAAGGAGATGTTCGACGAGGGGCTTGACCCGGAGATGGCGGAGGTCGTTAAAAAGGGAGTAAAGAAGTTGGAGGAGCTCGGGGGGATTGTTGAGGAGTGCTCTTTCCCCCATGCCGAGTATGCTATAGCGATTTACTACATTATAGCTCCGGCCGAAGCCAGCTCCAACCTGGCGCGTTTTGACGGTATTCGCTATGGCTATCGGGCAAACCAGGAAGAGGGAAAAGAGCTCGATCTTCAGGAGCTGTACCTCAGGACGCGCAGCGAGGGGTTTGGCCCCGAGGTGAAGAGGCGTATCCTGGTAGGGACATATGCCTTGAGCTCCGGTTATTATGACGCCTATTACCTGAAGGCCCTTAAGGTGAGGACGCTGATCAGGGAGGATTACCGCCGCCTCTTTCAAAATTTTGACCTGCTCGTTTCCCCGACGGCGCCTTGTCTGCCTTTTCCGCTGGGGGAGAAATTGGATGACCCTATTGTCCTTTATCTGGCAGATGTTTATACAGTGCCCGTCAACCTGGCCGGTCTTCCTGCCATCTCTCTGCCCTGCGGCTTCGTGCGCGGGCTGCCGGTGGGGATGCAGCTTATCGCCCCCGCTTTTAAGGAGGGGGACCTGCTGCAGGTTGCCTACGCCTTTGAACAGAATACACCTTACCATAAAGAGCGGCCACCTTTGCAAGGGAAATCCCCGGCTGAGGCCGTTGAGGGAGGGTGA
- the gatB gene encoding Asp-tRNA(Asn)/Glu-tRNA(Gln) amidotransferase subunit GatB has protein sequence MAGYEAVIGLEVHVELRTKTKAFCSCPNEFGSEPNTNVCPVCLALPGVLPVLNRSLLEYAVQVGLALNCEIAPFSKFDRKNYFYPDLPKAYQISQYDLPLCRNGYLDVEVDGYTRRVGITRVHMEEDAGKLLHGEGNPGYSLVDLNRAGVPLLEIVTEPDIRTPEEARLFLENLKAILQYLDVSDCKMEEGSLRCDANVSLRPAGTDVLNTKVEIKNMNSFRAVQRALEGEVQRQRSIYESGGVVFQETRGWDEDRGITVVMRSKEEASDYRYFPDPDLVPIVLSPEEVERLRRSLPELPVARRERLIRDYGLPAYDAGVLTASRDLADFFEECVRVYPDAKKVSNWVMGEFLRLLNSQNLEVKQAKLSPSHLVEMLQLMDEGIISGKIAKTVFEEMFNTGKRAAQIVEEKGLVQISDEGELAGIVEEVLAAHPQVVDDYRKGKRKALGFLVGQVMKRTKGKANPQLVNRMLEERI, from the coding sequence ATGGCCGGATATGAAGCTGTCATCGGGTTAGAGGTGCATGTCGAGCTGCGGACGAAAACAAAGGCTTTCTGTTCCTGCCCCAATGAGTTCGGCAGTGAGCCCAACACCAATGTCTGCCCTGTCTGCCTGGCATTGCCTGGAGTGCTCCCCGTTTTGAACAGGTCCCTCCTGGAGTATGCAGTACAGGTAGGGTTGGCCTTAAACTGTGAAATAGCTCCGTTCAGCAAGTTCGACCGGAAGAATTATTTCTATCCCGATCTGCCCAAGGCCTACCAGATCTCTCAGTATGACCTGCCCCTGTGCCGGAACGGCTACCTGGACGTAGAGGTTGACGGGTATACCCGGCGGGTGGGGATCACCAGGGTACACATGGAGGAGGATGCCGGAAAGCTGTTGCATGGAGAGGGAAATCCCGGCTATTCCCTGGTCGACCTCAACAGGGCGGGGGTCCCGCTGCTGGAGATCGTTACCGAGCCGGATATCAGGACTCCGGAGGAGGCGCGGCTGTTTCTGGAGAATTTGAAGGCCATTCTTCAGTACCTGGATGTTTCCGACTGCAAGATGGAGGAGGGTTCCCTCCGCTGCGATGCCAATGTCTCTCTCCGACCGGCGGGGACAGATGTCCTCAATACCAAAGTGGAGATCAAGAACATGAACTCCTTTCGGGCTGTGCAGCGTGCCTTGGAAGGGGAGGTGCAGCGCCAGCGCTCTATTTATGAATCAGGTGGTGTTGTCTTCCAGGAGACACGGGGATGGGATGAAGACAGAGGAATTACCGTTGTCATGAGGTCCAAGGAGGAGGCCTCCGATTACAGGTACTTCCCGGACCCCGACCTCGTGCCCATCGTCCTGTCCCCGGAAGAGGTGGAGCGTTTGCGCAGAAGTCTGCCGGAGCTCCCGGTTGCCCGCCGGGAGCGCCTGATCAGGGATTACGGACTGCCTGCCTATGATGCCGGCGTGCTTACCGCCTCCCGCGATCTGGCGGACTTTTTTGAGGAGTGCGTCCGTGTCTATCCGGATGCCAAAAAGGTGAGCAACTGGGTAATGGGGGAATTTCTGCGGTTGCTTAACAGCCAGAACCTGGAGGTGAAGCAGGCGAAGCTGTCTCCCTCCCATCTGGTTGAGATGCTGCAGTTGATGGATGAGGGGATCATCAGCGGGAAGATCGCCAAAACGGTTTTTGAGGAGATGTTCAACACCGGAAAGAGAGCCGCCCAGATCGTTGAAGAGAAGGGCCTGGTTCAGATCAGCGATGAGGGCGAACTGGCTGGGATTGTGGAGGAGGTTTTGGCCGCCCATCCACAGGTAGTCGATGATTACCGGAAGGGGAAGAGAAAGGCCCTCGGTTTCCTCGTAGGACAGGTGATGAAGCGCACCAAGGGAAAGGCCAACCCCCAGCTCGTCAACAGAATGCTGGAGGAGAGGATATAA
- the nifV gene encoding homocitrate synthase, whose protein sequence is MSKIKIVDTTLRDGEQTAGVVFANQEKIRIARMLDSLGVDQIEAGIPVMGGHEKEAIKEICKLGLKASIMGWNRAVIRDIEESLDCGVDAVAISISTSDIHIEHKLRSTRAKVLESMVKATEFAKKHGVYVSVNAEDASRSDPDFLCEFARAAKEAGADRLRYCDTVGILDPFTTYEKIGDLIARVGIEIEMHTHNDFGMATANALAGVRAGATWVGVTVIGLGERAGNAALEEVVMALKHLQGIDLNFKTEKFREIAEYVSLASKRELPAWKPIVGSNMFAHESGIHADGALKDPRTYEVFCPEEVGLERQIVIGKHSGTSAIRAKFEEYGIHLSREAAEDILARVRVAAVELKRPLFDKELVYIYEDYIREREAGQAAKQ, encoded by the coding sequence ATGAGCAAGATCAAGATTGTTGATACCACACTTCGTGATGGGGAACAAACCGCAGGAGTTGTCTTTGCCAACCAGGAAAAGATACGCATTGCCAGGATGCTGGATTCTCTCGGGGTAGATCAGATCGAAGCCGGAATCCCGGTAATGGGGGGGCATGAAAAAGAGGCGATTAAGGAAATCTGCAAGCTCGGTTTGAAGGCGAGCATCATGGGATGGAACCGCGCCGTGATCAGAGATATCGAAGAATCTCTCGATTGCGGTGTTGACGCTGTGGCCATTTCCATTTCCACTTCGGATATTCATATCGAGCACAAGCTGCGCAGCACCAGGGCAAAGGTGCTGGAGAGCATGGTCAAGGCCACGGAGTTTGCCAAAAAGCACGGAGTTTATGTTTCTGTCAACGCCGAAGATGCCTCACGCTCGGATCCCGACTTCCTCTGCGAGTTTGCGCGCGCGGCCAAGGAGGCCGGTGCCGACCGCCTGCGCTACTGCGACACCGTAGGAATCCTGGATCCTTTTACGACTTATGAGAAGATCGGGGATTTGATAGCCAGGGTGGGAATTGAAATAGAGATGCATACCCACAACGACTTTGGGATGGCCACCGCCAATGCCCTGGCCGGGGTGCGGGCAGGTGCCACTTGGGTCGGGGTTACGGTGATCGGCCTGGGTGAACGGGCGGGTAATGCTGCCCTGGAAGAGGTGGTGATGGCCCTGAAGCACCTTCAGGGAATCGACCTCAATTTTAAAACCGAGAAGTTCAGGGAAATAGCCGAGTATGTTTCCCTGGCATCCAAGAGGGAGTTGCCGGCCTGGAAACCGATAGTCGGCTCCAACATGTTCGCCCATGAGTCCGGGATCCATGCCGACGGCGCCTTGAAGGACCCGCGCACCTACGAGGTCTTCTGCCCCGAGGAGGTAGGGCTGGAGCGTCAGATCGTCATCGGAAAGCATTCCGGGACCAGTGCCATCCGGGCCAAGTTTGAAGAATACGGCATTCACCTGAGCAGAGAGGCCGCCGAGGATATTCTGGCCCGGGTGCGCGTGGCCGCGGTGGAATTGAAACGGCCGCTCTTTGACAAGGAGCTTGTTTACATCTATGAGGATTATATCCGCGAGCGCGAGGCCGGACAGGCGGCGAAGCAATAG